The Mustela erminea isolate mMusErm1 chromosome 10, mMusErm1.Pri, whole genome shotgun sequence genomic sequence TCTCCTCATCACATGACAAATTCCCATGCTTAGTAAACAGGCCACCTATCAAACTGGAATgacctgcctctgtccctgcctgccctcctgtACACAGAACGGTCTCAAATCACACCTGGCAAGCTGCCGAGGAACTTGCAAACTGACAATTTACCTTGCAAACTTGCATTGCAGTTTACAGTGCCAGGGGGTAACTGTGACCAAGACTGCAGGGCCCACAAAGCCAAAAACATGCCCGACCTAGACTCTCACAGAAAAGAACCGGCCAACTCCGCTTCTAGATCTGGATCTATTTTATTCGACCTAATAGTTTTGTTCTCTCTGCTTATCTTTTAACTTAATGTCACTCCTAATGTctattacttctttcctttttattctcatCCCTTTTTGTTCTATTGAGATACATTTGTTAACCAAGAGGTAGagctgaaataaaacaaaagcatgtATTTGGGGTCTCAGAGTTTAATTCAGGGAGTGCAGATGTGGGTAGCAACCCAAATTGTGTTCCTTTAGGGAACAAAAGTCAAAGATGTTAAAAGACATTTgtatgggggagcctgggtgtctcagttggctcttggtttcagctcaggtcatgatctcattagTGGTGATATTAAGCCCCATGTGGTCACGGCTGcacatgctcagtagggagtcagtgtcccctctccctccccctctgccccacccctctgcccccccccactctctctctgtctaaaataaataaaaaatcttttaaaaaagacatttgtatGTGTTATTTACAAAGAACTGTGACTTGTGTGGGTGGCAGAAAACTAATCTTAACCGAATATAATTGGTTTGCTAAGGCCATTACTAAgcaagatctctctctctttttttttttcctggcaccaGAGTTTAGGACTTTGAATTTGTTCCAAAGTTGCTGAAGCAAAAATCATGATAAAACATTCtgctttcagggtgcctgggtggctcagtgggttaagcctctgccttcggctcaggtcatgatctcagtgtcctggaatcgagccctacatctggctctctgctcagtgggaagcctgcttcccccctctctctctctgcctgcctctttgcctgcttgtgatctctgtctatcaaataaataaataaaatattttaaaaaataaaaaataaatgttaaaaaaaagttctgcttTCCTTTACACCcccaacacaaaaacaaaaacaggggcacctaggtggctcagtgggttaaagcctctccttttgcctcaggtcgtgatcccaggggcctgggatcgagccctgcttgcatgggctctctgctcagcagggagcctgcttccccctctctctgcctgcctctctgcctacttgtgatctctgtctgtcaaataaataaataaaatcttaaaaaaacaaacaaaaaaaacccccaaaactctttgtaggaaaaaaaaatggtattgtaCATGGGAAGAAACAATATAAATTCAAGGCTTACAGATAAGGATTATCCAGTCAAAACCAACAGGGGACCCCCCTGAAATGTTATCTATAGGAAGTTCCAAAGAAAGTTACAGGTATTTGGGCAGAGTCCTTGGAATATTTGTAGTGTGGCCCAGTTCAAAGTTCACAGTTTCATTAATGAGGATGTCCATCTCCTTAATAGCCTCCTGGCTGCTTCGGAAAACTCCTCAacattagtgattttatttcctttcacctTTCATAATGGTACGGGCAGCACGGAGGAAGGGTTTCCAAGGCAGGGCTAACACCCAGGGAAGGGAGACAGTGTGCAGTTGGCCAGGATCCCACACTATCAGTGGACTGCCCAAGCCCAAAGAGCCCCCAGATAGCCACACATAGAGCTTCTGCAAGCTTTCAGGACACACTCCAGGAATACTGCATTAAGGAGGGACCCAGGCACGGAAGGGCCTCTCTGGTTCTGTAGAGACCCCATGCTCAGGCACAGAAGTATATGAAATAGACAGAAATAAGCAAGAATCCTTATAATCCTACATATGCCCTTTCTTGGCACCTCACACACATCCCGGTCCATTGAGCTGGTGTAACAGACACTGGAAAAGGGAACGCCATGTCCCCAGACACATGTGGCCCTGACTCCAAAGACCAGAACAGAAGAACACAAGCCAGGTCAGAGTGAGTAAGGCTTTACTGCAGATCATGCAGGGCTGGGCAGAACCACCCTCCTGGGACAGCCGGGCCTGGGACCCCGGGTCACACGGGGATTTGGGGCAGTGCTGGGGGGCTTGGGGATGAGCTCCCTAGGCCAGGAGAGGGAACAGCAACTGCCAATTGAAGAATGCTCCAGTTGGTTTTAGTGCAGGAGGGATAACACTGGTGGGGGAGGAAATTTGCTGAAGTAGAGAGCTACGTCAAAGGGTCCGGATGAAGACAGGGTTGGGAAGGAGCAAGGGGACTGACGGGTATTTCATGGGAACAAAGGAATGCACCAAAGGACAGAGGGCATGACTGCTGTTCGGGGACACACACCGAGCACAGCTCTGGCCCCTCGCTGGCATCTCCTCCCACTTGGCCCTACTTGTTGCCCCACATGGCAACCTTTAGAAACAGAGGGCCTGGGAGGAAGCGGCTGGACTTCATGTAGGCAGAGATCTTCTTCAGGCCCTGAGGGTGGAAAAAGAAGGTCATATCTCTGGTCTGCTAACGCACAGAGGCAACCTGAGGTCAGGACTATTCCTCGTGAGGTCAGCGCTGACACACGGCACATATTCCCTGCGGTCCCCTGCTCTGGGACATCACCCCTTCCAGTTCTCTGTAACTAATGGGACACCTGACTAAAATACAAGACTCCACCTGGAGCCTTAGATCCCCCAGACACGATGATGGGTGTGGAAACCCCACCAACCACCCTACAAGACACGGCCCACTCTCACCATCCAACAGAAGGGAAGCAGAGGCCCAGGTGGCTTCAGCGGCCACCTCAGGCTCCCGGGCTCCCAGGTGGGAAGGGCTGGAGGGCAGCTGGCTCTCTTGCCAGGGCTGGGCTCCTCCTGCTGGcctctttcctcccctgccctccagcagaCCCTGTCCCTTCCAGATCACAGACATCCCCCAGTTGCAGAGGGAACTTCCTGGCTTCTCAGGGTTCGCCACACAGGGAACCCCAGCAGAACAGAGGCCTCAGAATGTGCCCATGCAGCCTGCAGGGGAGGCCAGACCTCACCCAGTGACTCAGCAAAACCTGTATGaagggggagaggctgggagcaTGAAGTCAGGCCAGGCCACACTCTCAATTACTCCTCTTAAAGGTGAAGGTCCAACTGACTGGCCTGACTGAACCCAATGTCATGGGCACCAACTACCTCGTCCCCCGTCCTGTTGCAGCCAATGGGGCATGTGGCTCTCAGGGGTGTCTGAGCACCATCGTCCCAGCACACCATAAGCCCAGTGAATTCTAAAGTGTTTGAAGATCCTGGCACTGCCTAGACCCAGGGGCCACAGAGTGTAGCCCACAGccatcctctgtccctcctgctagCTATTCCTGGAGCTTTGGCATCAAGCCCAAGGCCAGTCACCCAGAGAAGAACCAGCCCTAAAAGTGCATCTCTTGCTGAGGAATGCAGAAGACAAACATACTGCAGGCTGAACTCCCGTTGGACAAATGCCTCCGGCCCCACATCGCTCACAAAGCACAGTCTGCTGCCCTCCAACGAGGAACGAAGGGACCAGTGCCATCAGCTGAGGTCCAGCCCCTGCTCTTTCAGCACCCACTCAGCCCCACACACTAAACATGGCTGGGTGTTCCTCGAGTTCTCTGTGTGCTCTGAGCTCCGGAACGGTGGCTCCAGGCCCAGGTTGCCCTGGCGTCCCCactgtgcctgacacagagcctCACACCTGGGAGAAGATCCGATCGGCCAACAGGACTGGAAAGAAATGGCCTGCCCCATCCCTGACCCAGGATCTCCGTtgatgggaaagaaaaagggcatggacatggggagggaaagaaggggccCGGCACAGAAGCCTCAAGACAGATTCCCTCCACAGGGGCCCCACCTAGGCACTCACAGCCCAGGACAAACAACATTCCTGGGGATGTCAAGGCATCCCCAGGCGGGGATCGGACTGCTGCAAAGCTGCATGGGTATCCCCAGGAAATGCCTCTGTGCCCCTCTATGTACTGTCATCCCTACCACAGCTCTGCTCTCCTAACGCCAGCTCCACGCACACTCCTGAACCTCTGCTATGTCCCCAGAGTCCTGAGCTCTGTGACCCAGCAGAGTAAAGAAACTGAGCTTCCTTCTGGCCCAGGAAAAGGACAGCCATGGACTGCTAGCTACAGAGCCAGAGCCCAGCACACACTgaaccagctctgtgaccttcagCAAATGGTTTCCCTCTCAAGACTCAGTTTCCACACCAGTAAATAACAGGTGGTAAGTTTTGCACCATGTAGGAATGTGGTAAAGATTAATTTTTCACCAAGTATGTAAGATCCTGAGCACATATCACGATATAGCAAAGCCTCAATCAATGctgcttattctttattttacaaagaggACGAAGAGAGCATCAAGTGAAAGGAGGGAAGACAGGAGAGATATAAATAGTACAAAGGATAAGGAAATCACCTCAAAGCGGGCCACAAACTCCTTCAGGTTCGGGAATGCATCCAGGCACTTGGGCTCAAACATACGCAGTATATCAAGCAGGTCATAAGCCAGGAAATCCACATAAGTGAGctaaagaaaggcaaagaacagTGAGCACCTAACTCTGAACCTGGGGAAACCCACAGCTTCCCACCCTCGCAAAAGGTTCCCCTTACCTTCTCCCCAGCAAACCAAGGCCTCGTCCCCAGAAACTGTGAGTAGAGCTTCATCTTGTCAGGGAGGCCCTCCAGGTACCCAGGCTTCAGTTTCTCCTGAGGCACAGAACAGCCATCACCATCCTCAGACTCAGACTCCCatggcagagaggtaggtgcCCCCGGGCTGTGCCTGTCCCCCAGCTGCCAGAGGTGAGCGGCCCTGGCCCCCCTCTGGAGGGGGCATCATTGCCCAGGTGATGATTTCTCCAAACTGTGTTCAGTAGATCCTACTGAGTCTCACCTCCCACCTGTGGGAGGCTGTGGGAAGGCAGAGAACCCCACCTTGCTGTCCCTAGATCTGTCACCACTCATCTCCAAGAGGCAATGAAGTAATCAGTTGAAATGGCCTGGGGAAACAAGTCCCCAGTTCTGCCTGCTGGGGGGGCAGATAGGAGCGGCCCTTGAACAGTCCCTGGAAAGGTGTGGagtttgagagacagaggagagggaggtacAAAGCCATATCGCCCTGTTCTGCTTGCTGGCCAGTTGTGCTCAGGCCCGGGGCTGTCAGGAAGACAGAGCGAGCAAACAAAGTAAACGCACTATCCAGGAACAGAATTTCCACCCTGGGCACTGACTCTACCCTAAGATTAGTACCCTAAGGAACTGAGTCACAGTGTTCATCGAATGCCTTGAGATATGAGGGTCACTCTGGTGAAAGTATAGGGAGTGGCTTGGAAATCAGTCACTCCTCGGGGTGCACGTGACAATGAGACGCAGTGTAGATGGCCCACAAGAGTCCAGCTGCCCTCAAAACCCTGtccatcccagcacccagggACGGGACTCACAAAGTCAGGGTTGTAGCAGATCCTGGCAAAGTATATGCGATTGTCCATAACCTCATTCTCTAAAATGTCCATGCGaatcttctcctcttctgtctccccacctACAGCCAACACAACAGACTCTCACCCTCAGCATCCCAcccaggcaggcccaggggcACCCCACCTTTCCCCacatccccaccccagcccactcACATAGGTTGTGTTTGCGGGCAATGTAGCGAAGGATGGCGTTGCTCTGGGTGATCTTGTGAGCCCCATCAATTAAGTAGGGCAGCTATAAGGACAACATGGGCAGGTGGGTAGGCCACGGGCTCCCCGGCACCCCCTCCCTTAAGAAAGGGGAGACATGAAACCTGGCACTCACACGGCCTGCCCCTGCTAGCCGCTTAATCAATCCATTGTAAAATGGAGGAATGAGCTGGAACAGAGACCAtgggggacaggcagggacaAGAACCAGGAAGCAGAGAAGCTAGCAGAAGCCGGTAAATCGGGTCACCTCGGAGCTGGGAAAGCAGGCAGTGTAGACACTCTTCTTACTTGCCCCACATCATTGCCACCCCCTGCACCTACATTGGGGAAGTCCAGGCCCAGCTTGAATTTTTCATTCAGCCACTGGCTTCTGTCATAGTCCGGAGCTGTGGTAGAGAAGATGGAGTGAAACAAACCCCCCCAGAGCCCACTCTCATGGgtctggggagggggttgggggttggaggGCGCCCACCAAGGATCAGTGGCCAAGACTCCAAGAGGGGGATCTGGAATCGAAAACACTAAGTCTCACAGTCCAGGTGTGGGGGCAAAGAACACTTCTAATGTTCTGGAACCTGCATGAATAGGTTTACAAAATGTTTATGCAAGCCCTAAAAGGAACCCATCCCAAACCCCATACAGGGGGTCCAGCAATGCCCTCTCATGTCCTGCCTCTTAAGGCCAGCTGCACCTGGAAGGAGTGAGGGAAAGGGCAGGCCCTGCTCCAGCTGGGGGAGGGcggcagagggagctgcaggtgGCCAGGGCATGGGGTGCTGGGTACCAGATCAGCAGGAATAGGGCAAAAGTCAGACTGCGAAGTGGATGCCATTACCAGCCCCCATGGTGTACTTCTTCTCCTCGTAGGGTGAGTCTGTGTACTCCAGGAGCAGGCGGATCGCGTGAGCAAGCTGCCAGAGACGCCCAGGGAGGAGGTCAAAGGAAGAAGTCCTGCCTTGCTGCCTCCCACTGCACCAGGTAACCTCACAGACCCACCCCCGCCACCCGTGGGCACGTGAGCgcgggcgcacacacacacacacacacacacacacacacacacacacgcaggaacGCGCCCACAGGCTGACAGATCGCTAGAAAGAACTGAGCTGCAGGGAGCTCCAAAGGGGCCTTCTGGTAGAAAGGGTCCTCAGGGCGCAGCATTTCCTGCCGCCGTGCGCCTCCATCCCACCCAGCACGGCAGCCCCTTTGCTCACCCCGCGAATGTCCCAataacccaagatcatgaccatgGCGCTGGCTTTTGAGCTGAGTGCGAAGTCTTCGCGAATCCCAATTTATCCGCGGAGGGTGGGCGGGGCCGAAAGGGACCGCCCCTCTCTTGGCCCCGCCCCTACTACGCGCCGGAGGCCGGGCCACCCGCGGGACGCACAGACCTAAGGAGGCTCCCTCTATCAGTCCGCAGCcgctgggggcggggccgccTCTGAACGTCGCTGGCCACTGGCGCCCCTGGTTCCCCGCCGCCCCCTGGCTCACCGCGCAATCCAGAGCTCTCTTTCTAGATCTGGAACCGGAGAGGGCGCTTGGAGATGCGCctaagtcacacacacacaaaaaaacacaggTCTGCTCTTCCCCGCTAAACATCTCTCCCCTTCGCCCTTGGTCGGCCCAGATCCTGCCAGCTCCGGGAGTCTGCCAAAGTTAAGGCCAAAGAGCTATAGCCCTCAATTCCGGAGTTCAGGCCAGTCTGAAAATTCCTCCCAGGACAAGCCCCAGAGAACACACCATCAGTGGGTGAGAACTACCGCCCAGGACGAGGGCCAGAGAAATGGAACCCTGGTCTCAGTGTTTCCTTCAGGGCCTGGGGAGCCCCAGACCTTCAGTCCCCTGGCTGAGACCTCTGAGCTCAAGTGGAAATGAATCAATGACCCTTAGGACCCAAGTTGTGAATGGAAACCCAGCCAAGGGCAGGGTTAGGAGGTGCAGTCCCGGAAATGCCCTGCCAGTCAGCGAGATGTCCCCACGTGGCCAGGACAGTGACACGGAGCTGATGGTGTCACACACAGAATGTGACTAAAAGAGGGAGGGGAATCCTCTGCCTGGCCAGTCACCCATCCTGCCACAGAGGGCAGACAGAGGGGGTGGCCTGCAGGAGGGTGGAGGTTTCCCCACAGGATCACAGTCTGACTGGCCCCCAGCAGACCCTCAGCCCTCTAGTCCACGCATTCTGGCCTGACCCTGGCTTCCCACCCACATGTGCTT encodes the following:
- the LOC116567292 gene encoding glutathione S-transferase Mu 1, with the protein product MVMILGYWDIRGLAHAIRLLLEYTDSPYEEKKYTMGAAPDYDRSQWLNEKFKLGLDFPNLPYLIDGAHKITQSNAILRYIARKHNLCGETEEEKIRMDILENEVMDNRIYFARICYNPDFEKLKPGYLEGLPDKMKLYSQFLGTRPWFAGEKLTYVDFLAYDLLDILRMFEPKCLDAFPNLKEFVARFEGLKKISAYMKSSRFLPGPLFLKVAMWGNK